A window from Pseudomonas campi encodes these proteins:
- a CDS encoding iron-sulfur-binding ferredoxin reductase, producing MPELHVAGQSWSVSSASNLLDALNAAGLRVPYSCRAGSCHACLVRCVRGEVENAAPEALSPERLAEGWRLACQCRVVDELTLELFDPARDGLPATVVASDWLSPSVLRLRLQPGKALRYSAGQHLVLWAGAALARPYSLASLPGEDAWLEFHLDCRQPGAFSDAARQFQPGDVLRLGELRGGALHYDPDWHSRPLWLLAAGTGLAPLWGILREALRQQHEGPIRVLHVAHDSSEHYLAEALRALAAAHPQLQVELLTATELAAVLAELKLVSRQTRALLCGSPASVESFARRLYLAGVPRNQVLADVFLPRA from the coding sequence GTGCCTGAACTTCATGTGGCCGGCCAGTCCTGGTCGGTTTCCAGCGCTAGCAACCTGCTCGACGCACTCAACGCTGCCGGCTTGCGCGTGCCCTATAGCTGCCGTGCCGGTAGCTGCCATGCCTGCCTGGTGCGCTGCGTACGCGGCGAGGTGGAGAACGCCGCGCCGGAGGCCCTCAGCCCCGAGCGCCTGGCCGAGGGCTGGCGCCTGGCCTGCCAGTGCCGGGTCGTCGATGAGCTGACCCTGGAACTGTTCGACCCGGCCCGCGACGGCCTGCCGGCCACTGTAGTGGCCAGCGACTGGTTGAGTCCGAGCGTGCTGCGCCTGCGTTTGCAGCCGGGCAAGGCGCTGCGCTACAGCGCCGGCCAGCACCTGGTGCTCTGGGCCGGTGCTGCGCTGGCGCGGCCATACTCGCTGGCCAGCCTGCCGGGTGAGGATGCCTGGCTGGAGTTCCACCTGGATTGCCGCCAGCCGGGCGCGTTCAGCGATGCCGCACGGCAGTTCCAGCCCGGTGATGTGCTGCGCCTGGGCGAGCTGCGTGGCGGCGCCCTGCACTATGACCCGGACTGGCACAGTCGTCCGCTCTGGTTGCTGGCGGCCGGCACCGGCCTGGCGCCGCTCTGGGGCATCTTGCGCGAAGCCTTGCGCCAGCAGCACGAGGGGCCGATCCGCGTACTGCATGTGGCCCACGACAGCAGCGAGCATTACCTGGCCGAAGCCTTGCGGGCATTGGCCGCCGCGCACCCGCAGCTGCAGGTCGAGTTGCTGACGGCGACCGAGCTGGCGGCGGTTTTGGCGGAACTGAAGCTTGTTTCCCGACAAACCCGCGCCTTACTCTGCGGCTCTCCCGCCAGCGTGGAAAGCTTCGCGCGCCGCCTGTACCTGGCCGGCGTGCCGCGCAACCAGGTGCTGGCCGACGTCTTTCTGCCCCGCGCATAA
- a CDS encoding enoyl-CoA hydratase, with product MSEHVLVEREGGLLTLHLNRPDKMNALTRAMYSQLAEQLDAANADRSVRAVLITGGSECFTSGNDVADFLQAPPTSMDSPVFQFMRALFDFAKPVIAAVNGPAVGIGTTLLLHCDLVYVSRTAKLKMPFVNLGLCPEFGSSLILPRLLGQAKAAELLLLGESFTGEQAAQWGIANAALEGGAEVLAKAREMAQRFLALAPSAVADSKRLMRAPGRTELRQVIEEEGALFGQRLRSPEAIESLSAFMQRRKPDFSKFA from the coding sequence ATGAGCGAGCATGTACTGGTCGAGCGCGAAGGCGGTCTGCTGACCCTGCACCTGAACCGTCCGGACAAGATGAATGCCCTGACCCGTGCCATGTACAGCCAGTTGGCCGAGCAACTGGACGCTGCCAATGCAGACCGCAGCGTGCGCGCGGTGCTGATCACCGGCGGCAGCGAATGCTTCACCAGCGGCAATGATGTGGCGGACTTCCTCCAGGCACCGCCGACCAGCATGGACAGCCCGGTGTTCCAGTTCATGCGTGCACTGTTCGACTTCGCCAAGCCGGTGATCGCCGCGGTCAATGGCCCGGCCGTGGGCATCGGCACCACCCTGTTGCTGCATTGCGACCTGGTTTATGTCAGCCGCACGGCCAAATTGAAGATGCCCTTCGTCAACCTCGGCCTGTGCCCGGAATTCGGCTCCAGCCTGATCCTGCCGCGCCTGCTGGGCCAGGCCAAGGCTGCGGAGCTGTTGCTGCTCGGCGAGAGCTTTACGGGCGAGCAGGCGGCGCAGTGGGGCATCGCCAATGCGGCGCTGGAGGGTGGCGCCGAGGTGCTCGCCAAGGCCCGCGAGATGGCCCAGCGCTTCCTCGCATTGGCCCCCTCGGCAGTGGCTGACAGCAAGCGCCTGATGCGCGCGCCGGGGCGCACCGAGCTGCGTCAGGTGATCGAGGAGGAGGGTGCGTTGTTCGGCCAGCGCCTGCGCTCGCCGGAGGCCATCGAATCGCTGTCAGCCTTTATGCAGCGGCGCAAGCCGGATTTCTCCAAGTTCGCCTGA
- a CDS encoding LysR family transcriptional regulator: MKLDLQEIETFLRVVELGGVSRAAEALALSKSVVSKRLSDLEQHLGAKLLHRSTRKVAPTENGQRFYQQAKGALRDLHEAAEAATFNDSGLRGRLQMLAPMSFGTLWLAPLIAEFMCLHRELEVTLHLDDRISDFEREGYDLCVRISRIGDSALIARKLATSARMLCCSPEYAAQHGVPTQIEELLAHDCIGYSNVTSGQFWSFESCDAAGDLLSIAPRGRFASNNGEVMCAMALAGQGLALLPSFIVHRHLRDGSLIEVLPQARAQAYAIYAMYPRSSRASRKVLALCDFLQQRLANPPWENA, encoded by the coding sequence ATGAAACTAGACCTGCAGGAAATCGAAACCTTTCTGCGCGTGGTGGAACTGGGCGGAGTGAGCCGTGCTGCCGAGGCGCTGGCACTGTCCAAATCGGTAGTGAGCAAGCGCCTCAGCGATCTGGAGCAGCACCTGGGAGCCAAGTTGCTGCACCGCTCCACGCGCAAGGTGGCCCCCACGGAGAACGGCCAGCGCTTCTACCAACAAGCCAAGGGCGCCCTGCGCGACCTGCACGAGGCGGCCGAAGCGGCAACCTTCAACGACAGCGGCCTGCGCGGGCGCCTGCAGATGCTGGCGCCAATGAGCTTTGGCACACTCTGGCTGGCCCCGCTGATCGCCGAGTTCATGTGTCTGCACCGGGAACTGGAAGTCACCCTGCACCTCGATGACCGCATCAGTGACTTCGAACGCGAGGGCTACGACCTGTGCGTGCGCATCTCGCGCATCGGCGACAGCGCGCTGATCGCCCGCAAGCTCGCCACAAGCGCGCGAATGCTCTGTTGCAGCCCGGAGTATGCCGCCCAGCACGGAGTGCCAACACAGATAGAGGAGCTCCTGGCACACGACTGCATCGGCTACAGCAACGTAACCTCCGGGCAGTTCTGGTCATTCGAGAGCTGCGACGCTGCGGGTGATCTGCTGAGCATTGCGCCGCGCGGGCGATTCGCCAGCAACAACGGCGAAGTGATGTGCGCAATGGCGCTTGCGGGCCAGGGTCTTGCGCTACTGCCGAGTTTCATCGTGCACCGCCACCTGCGCGATGGCTCACTGATCGAGGTACTGCCGCAGGCTCGTGCGCAAGCCTATGCCATCTACGCCATGTACCCACGCTCCAGCCGAGCCTCGCGCAAGGTACTGGCGCTGTGCGACTTCCTCCAGCAGCGTCTGGCCAACCCGCCCTGGGAAAACGCCTGA
- a CDS encoding sensor domain-containing diguanylate cyclase, with the protein MTHRVTRRTLQSLLLKRFGMAAATHGLALALLWLAVFSDLFSGQIAWALFCSGLVIVSQLSFLLLFRTGYNLRFRDPSLTEAQILVALALHTFVLASFDSARGSLLMFYLIILLFGIFQLQPRVFVRCAFFAFFAFASLNLWEGYEMRLADPGLALLQCCALFLALAWQSLFASYIQALRQRMRQRSFALQAHQDTLRGMMRQLEDLVATDELTGLFNRRHFLRLALRELENLGPGRQHGLALIDLDYFKRINDVHGHAAGDRVLQTFAAVARACVRDGDVLARYGGEEFVLLLPNADADRLTTCCERLREAFAAAEPLGVQVASLSLSAGMTLLSEGDDLDVALQRADQALYRAKRGGRNRCDAAWEGAGA; encoded by the coding sequence ATGACTCATCGGGTAACCAGACGAACCTTGCAAAGCCTGTTGCTGAAGCGTTTCGGCATGGCGGCAGCCACCCACGGGCTTGCTCTGGCGTTGCTGTGGCTGGCTGTATTCAGCGACCTGTTCAGTGGCCAGATAGCCTGGGCACTGTTCTGCAGCGGGCTGGTGATTGTTTCCCAGCTGAGCTTCCTGCTGCTGTTTCGCACGGGTTACAACCTGCGCTTTCGCGATCCCAGCCTGACGGAAGCGCAGATCCTGGTCGCCCTGGCCCTGCATACGTTTGTGTTGGCCAGCTTCGACAGCGCCCGTGGCAGCCTGCTGATGTTCTACCTGATCATCCTGCTGTTCGGCATTTTCCAGCTGCAGCCGCGAGTCTTCGTGCGCTGTGCCTTCTTCGCCTTCTTCGCCTTTGCCAGCCTCAATCTGTGGGAGGGCTATGAGATGCGTCTGGCCGATCCGGGGCTGGCGCTGCTGCAGTGCTGCGCCTTGTTCCTCGCGCTCGCCTGGCAGAGCCTGTTTGCCAGTTACATCCAAGCTTTGCGCCAGCGCATGCGCCAACGCAGCTTCGCCCTGCAGGCGCACCAGGACACCCTGCGCGGCATGATGCGTCAGCTCGAGGACCTGGTGGCCACCGACGAGCTGACCGGCCTGTTCAACCGCCGCCACTTCCTGCGTCTGGCCCTGCGTGAGCTGGAGAACCTCGGCCCTGGGCGCCAGCACGGCCTGGCCCTGATCGATCTCGACTATTTCAAACGGATCAACGATGTGCACGGCCATGCCGCCGGCGACCGCGTGCTGCAGACGTTTGCCGCGGTGGCGCGGGCCTGCGTACGCGATGGTGACGTGTTGGCGCGTTACGGTGGCGAAGAGTTCGTCCTGCTCCTGCCGAATGCCGACGCCGATCGCCTGACTACCTGCTGCGAGCGCCTGCGCGAAGCCTTTGCCGCGGCCGAGCCGTTGGGCGTGCAGGTGGCCAGCCTGAGCCTGTCCGCCGGGATGACCCTGCTCAGCGAAGGTGATGACCTCGATGTGGCCCTGCAACGGGCCGACCAGGCCTTGTACCGGGCCAAGCGTGGCGGCCGTAATCGCTGCGATGCGGCCTGGGAGGGCGCGGGTGCCTGA
- the ycaC gene encoding isochorismate family cysteine hydrolase YcaC, translated as MSFTYKRLNKDDAVVLLVDHQAGLLSLVRDYSPDEFKNNVLALADIAKFFKLPTILTTSFEQGPNGPIVPELKALFPDAPYIARPGQINAWDNEDFVNAIKATGRKQLIIAGVVTDVCVAFPTLSALAEGYDVFVVTDASGTFNTSVRDAALTRMAHAGAQLLNWFSVGCELHRDWRNDIEGFGGILGGHLPAYANLIQSYNQK; from the coding sequence ATGTCCTTTACCTACAAGCGCTTGAACAAGGACGATGCCGTCGTGCTCCTGGTCGACCATCAGGCCGGTCTGTTGTCGCTGGTGCGTGACTACAGCCCGGACGAGTTCAAGAACAACGTATTGGCGCTGGCCGATATCGCCAAATTTTTCAAACTGCCGACCATCCTCACCACCAGCTTCGAGCAGGGGCCGAACGGGCCGATTGTGCCGGAGCTCAAGGCTCTGTTCCCTGATGCGCCCTATATCGCCCGGCCTGGTCAGATCAACGCCTGGGACAATGAGGACTTCGTCAATGCGATCAAGGCCACCGGCCGCAAGCAACTGATCATTGCCGGTGTGGTGACCGACGTTTGCGTCGCCTTTCCGACCCTGTCGGCACTGGCGGAGGGTTACGATGTCTTCGTGGTGACCGATGCTTCCGGCACCTTCAACACCTCGGTGCGGGATGCAGCGCTGACCCGCATGGCCCATGCCGGTGCGCAATTGCTCAACTGGTTCAGTGTCGGCTGTGAGCTGCACCGCGATTGGCGCAACGACATTGAGGGCTTCGGCGGCATCCTCGGCGGCCATCTGCCGGCTTACGCCAACCTGATCCAGAGCTACAACCAGAAGTAG